Proteins encoded by one window of Microcebus murinus isolate Inina chromosome 2, M.murinus_Inina_mat1.0, whole genome shotgun sequence:
- the SPEN gene encoding msx2-interacting protein isoform X4: MQIEVTAWIGPETESENEFRPLDERIDEFHPKATRTLFIGNLEKTTTYHDLRNIFQRFGEIVDIDIKKVNGVPQYAFLQYCDIASVCKAIKKMDGEYLGNNRLKLGFGKSMPTNCVWLDGLSSNVSDQYLTRHFCRYGPVVKVVFDRLKGMALVLYNEIEYAQAAVKETKGRKIGGNKIKVDFANRESQLAFYHCMEKSGQDIRDFYEMLIERREERRGSYDYNQDRTYYENVRTPGTYPEDSRRDYPARGREFYSEWETYQGDYYESRYYDDPREYRDYRNDPYEQDIREYSYRQRERERERERFESDRDRDHERRPIERSQSPVHLRRPQSPGASPSHSERLPSDSERRLYSRSSDRSGSCSSLSPPRYDKLDKSRLERYTKNEKTEKERTFDPERVERERRLIRKEKVEKDKTEKQKRKGKIHSPSSQSSETDQENEREQSPEKPRSSNKLSREKADKEGIAKNRLELMPCVVLTRVKEKEGKVIDHAPVEKLKAKLDSDAVKSSALDQKLQASQTESAKSDSSKLESVRMKVPKEKVLSSHIEVVDKDSRLKTRKHLKPEQPADGVSAVDLEKLEARKRRFADSNLKADRQKPEVKKSSPEMEDARVLLKKQPDIPSRDVILLREGESERKPVRKEILKRESKKIKLDRLNAVPSPKDCQELTSLPVGSGSRPSTDLHTRLGEPVGESVENQEIQSKKLIHSKPQLKQLQLLDDQGSEREDVRKNYCSLRDETPEHKSGQEKSHSVNTEEKIGIDIDHTQSYRKQMEQSRRKQQMEMEIAKSEKFGSPKKDVDEYERRSLVHEVGKPPQDVTDDSPPSKKKRMDHVDFDICTKRERNYRSSRQISEDSERTGCSPSIRHGSFHEDDDPIGSPRLMSVKGSPKVDEKGLPYSNITVREESLKFNPYDSSRREQMADIAKIKLSVLNSEDELNRWDSQMKQDASRFDVSFPNSIIKRDSLRKRSVRDLEPGEVPSDSDEDGEHKSHSPRASALFESSRLSFLLRDREDKLRERDERLSSSLERNKFYSFALDKTITPDTKALLERAKSLSSSREENWSFLDWDSRFANFRNNKDKEKVDSAPRPIPSWYMKKKKIRTDSEGKLDDKKDDHKEEEQERQELFASRFLHSSIFEQDSKRLQHLERKDEDSDFISGRLYGRQTSDGANSTAELIQEPVVLFHSRFMELTRMQQKEKEKDQKPKEVEKQEDIENHPKTPESASENKESELKTPPSVGPPSVTAVTPDSASSALEKTTSDKTAEVPPVTEERTVELAAVSEEAKPATELAAAPAEQPEQVDLPPGVDTSKDAATAPSAVEEGSSGNQLPYLDAKPPTPGASFSQAESSVDPEPDSTQPPSKPTQKPEEANEPQAEKLDPAADAEPTAHQKADIAPEVQPQASEQLEVDPPVTTKDKKPNKSKRSKTPVQAAAASVVEKPVTRKSERIDREKLKRSNSPRGEAQKLLELKMEAEKITRTASKNSAVDPEHPEPSLPLSRTRRRNVRSVYATMADHERRSPVKEPVEQLRVTRKRLERELQEAAAAPTTPRRGRPPKTRRRADEEDENEGKEATETVKPAEGWRSPRSQKNTATGGPQGKKGKNEPKVDAARPEATTETGPQVGGRESHTAAKAGEEAAGSQQKRDSKEAGTDKHPPVTAPAAVVEKKPAPEKPSKSKRGRSRNSRSAVDKSASLENVGTAVSLREAAGAAGQAGEKEAVVVAVSPEKSECPQKEGGSSSQLKSDPVDPDKEAQKEDAPASQLSPEATRLSKQMELEQAVENIEKLTETSANAAYKAAAADGAEGLATEDRDKPAHQASETELAAAIGSIINDISGGEPENFPAPAPFPAESQTDTQPHARVLRPPEGGMEPETGKAVSGLLETEAATESSGPPVSAPVPSSGPADAKEARGNSSETPQSVQEAKGSKEADVALVRKDKGRQKTTRSRRKRNTNKKAAPPVETHVSESDQAQSKSPAASEGTMVQPPEPPQEEKQSEKPRSPSPPSCAPDPGKALCTDDVSQESSVEEKTPTKVCVLPDLPPPSQPAPVDGDSQARFKVHSVIESDPVTPPSDPSLPTPMLPSVTAAKLPPPVTSGGIPHQTPPTKVTEWITRQEEPRARSTPSPALPPDTKASDVDTSSSTLRKILMDPKYVSAPGVTSTSVTTAIAEPVSAAPCLHEAPPPPVESKKPLLEEKTAPVTNASDIQAPEVPAATDKEKVAPVIAPKITSVISRMPVSIDLENSQKITLAKPAPQTLTGLVSALTGLVNVSLVPVNALKGPVKGSVATLKGLVSTPAGPVNVLKGPVNVLTGPVNVLTTPVNATVGTVNAATGVVNAATGTVNAAAGTVNATASAVTVTAGAVATSGGVTATTGAVTMGGPVIAPSAKCKQRSSTNENSRFHPGSMSVIDDRPADAGSGTGLRVNTSEGVVLLSYSGQKTEGPQRISAKISQIPPASAMDIEFQQSVSKSQVKPDSVTPSQPPPKGPQAPAGYANVATHSTLVLTAQTYNASPVISSVKADRPSLEKPEPIHLSVSTPVTQGGTVKVLTQGINTPPVLVHNQLVLTPSIVTTNKKLADPVTLKIETKVLQPANLGSTLTPHHPPALPSKLPADVNHVASGPSTPTERTVSHLAATKPDAHAPRPSGPAPAPFPRASHPSSTTSTALSTNATVMLAAGIPVPQFISSIHPEQSVIMPPHSITQTVSLSHLSQGEVRMNTPTLPSITYSIRPETLHSPRAPLQPQQIEVRAPQRAGTPQPATAGVPALASQHPPEEEVHYHLPVARAAAPVQSEVLVMQSEYRLHPYTVPRDVRIMVHPHVTAVSEQPRTADGVVKVPPASKAPPQPGKEATKTSDAKAAPAPHSEARILTVTPSNQLQGLPLTPPVVVTHGVQIVHSSGELFQEYRYGDIRTYHAPAQLTHTQFPAASSIGLPARTKTPAQGPPPEGEPLQPAQPSQSIQPAPPVQSTQPAPSAPSCPPSQLSQPGQPPSSKMPQVSQEAKGTQTGGTEQPRLPAGPANRPPEPLTQVQRAQVETGQTSYPSPVSVSMKPDLPAPLPAQAAPKQPLFVPTTSGPSTPPGLALPHTEAQPTPKQDVSPHLTSQRPVDMVQLLKKYPIVWQGLLALKNDTAAVQLHFVSGNNVLAHRSLPLSEGGPPLRIAQRMRLEASQLEGVARRMTVETDYCLLLALPCGRDQEDVVSQTESLKAAFITYLQAKQAAGIINVPNPGSNQPAYVLQIFPPCEFSESHLSRLAPDLLASISNISPHLMIVIASV; this comes from the exons aGAGGAACGAAGAGGATCCTACGACTATAACCAGGATCGTACATACTATGAGAATGTTCGGACTCCGGGCACGTATCCTGAGGATTCCAGGCGCGACTATCCAGCTCGAGGACGAGAATTTTATTCAGAATGGGAAACTTACCAAGGAGACTACTATGAATCACGCTATTACGATGATCCTCGGGAATACAGGGATTACAGGAATGATCCTTATGAACAAGATATTCGGGAATATAGTTACAGGCAAAGGGAGCGAGAAAGAGAACGCGAAAGGTTTGAGTCTGACCGGGACCGAGACCATGAGAGGAGGCCAATTGAACGAAGTCAGAGTCCGGTGCACCTGCGCCGTCCGCAGAGTCCCGGCGCGTCTCCCTCCCATTCAGAGAGGCTGCCCAGTGATTCCGAGAGGAGGCTTTACAGCCGGTCTTCAGACCGGAGTGGCAGCTGCAGCTCACTCTCTCCTCCCAGGTATGATAAACTTGACAAATCTCGTCTGGAGCGCTATaccaaaaatgaaaagacagaaaaagaacgAACTTTTGATCCTgagagagtggagagagagagacgcttAATACGGAAGGAAAAAGTGGAAAAGGACAAAACTGAAAAGCAGAAACGAAAAGGAAAAATTCACTCCCCTAGTTCTCAGTCTTCAGAAACAGATCAAGAAAACGAAAGAGAACAGAGCCCCGAAAAGCCAAGGAGTTCTAATAAACTGAGCAGAGAGAAAGCTGACAAAGAAGGAATAGCAAAAAACCGCCTGGAACTCATGCCTTGTGTGGTTTTGACTcgagtgaaagaaaaagagggaaaggtCATCGACCACGCTCCTGTGGAAAAGCTGAAAGCCAAGCTTGACAGCGATGCTGTCAAGTCTTCTGCCCTGGATCAGAAACTTCAGGCCTCTCAGACTGAGTCTGCAAAGTCTGACTCGTCTAAACTGGAATCTGTTAGAATGAAAGTGCCAAAGGAAAAGGTGCTTTCAAGCCACATTGAAGTAGTAGACAAGGACAGCAGGCTTAAAACCAGGAAGCACCTGAAACCCGAGCAGCCTGCCGATGGGGTGAGTGCTGTGGATCTGGAGAAGCTGGAAGCAAGGAAAAGGCGTTTTGCAGATTCCAATTTGAAAGCAGACAGGCAAAAACCAGAAGTCAAGAAAAGCAGTCCAGAGATGGAGGATGCTCgggtgcttttaaaaaaacagcctGACATACCGTCTAGAGATGTCATCCTGCTGAGGGAAGGAGAGTCTGAAAGAAAGCCTGTGAGGAAAGAAATTCTTAAAAGAGAATCCAAAAAAATCAAACTGGACAGACTAAATGCTGTCCCCAGCCCCAAAGACTGTCAGGAGCTTACCAGTCTTCCTGTTGGTTCTGGCTCAAGGCCCAGCACAGACCTACACACAAGACTGGGAGAGCCAGTAGGTGAATCTGTGGAAAATCAAGAAATCCAGTCAAAAAAACTCATTCACTCAAAACCACAGCTCAAGCAGCTACAGTTATTAGATGATCAAGGATCAGAGAGAGAGGATGTTAGGAAAAACTATTGCAGTCTTCGTGATGAAACACCTGAACATAAATCAGGCCAAGAGAAATCACATTCAGtaaatactgaagaaaaaattGGCATTGACATTGATCACACACAGAGTTACCGAAAACAAATGGAGCAGAGTCGTAGAAAACAGCAGATGGAGATGGAAATAGCCAAGTCTGAGAAGTTTGGCAGTCCTAAAAAGGATGTAGATGAATATGAAAGACGTAGCCTTGTTCACGAGGTAGGCAAACCCCCTCAAGATGTCACCGATGACTCGCCTcccagcaaaaagaaaaggatggatCATGTTGATTTTGATATCTGCAccaagagagagaggaattacAGAAGTTCACGCCAGATCAGTGAAGATTCTGAAAGGACTGGTTGTTCCCCTAGTATCCGACACGGTTCCTTCCATGAAGATGATGATCCCATAGGCTCCCCTAGGCTAATGTCAGTAAAAGGGTCTCCTAAAGTAGATGAAAAAGGTCTCCCCTATTCTAACATAACAGTCAGGGAAGAGTCTTTAAAATTTAATCCTTATGATTCCAGTAGGAGAGAACAGATGGCAGACATTGCCAAAATAAAGCTGTCTGTCTTGAATTCTGAAGATGAACTGAATCGTTGGGACTCTCAAATGAAACAGGATGCCAGCAGATTTGACGTGAGTTTCCCAAACAGCATAATTAAGAGAGACAGCCTTCGGAAAAGGTCTGTACGAGATCTGGAGCCTGGGGAGGTGCCTTCTGATTCTGATGAAGATGGTGAACACAAATCCCACTCACCAAGAGCCTCTGCTTTATTTGAAAGTTCCCGATTGTCTTTTTTATTGAGGGACAGAGAAGATAAACTACGTGAGCGAGATGAAAGACTCTCTAGTTCTTTAGAAAGGaacaaattttattcatttgcatTGGATAAGACAATCACACCAGACACTAAAGCTTTGCTTGAAAGAGCTAAATCCCTCTCTTCATCTCGAGAAGAAAATTGGTCTTTTCTTGACTGGGACTCCCGATTTGCTAATTTTCGGaacaacaaagataaagaaaaggtcgACTCTGCTCCAAGACCTATTCCTTCCTGGtacatgaaaaagaagaaaatcaggacTGATTCTGAAGGGAAACTGGATGATAAAAAAGATGATCACAAGGAAGAAGAGCAGGAGAGGCAAGAGTTATTTGCTTCTCGTTTCTTGCACAGCTCAATCTTTGAGCAGGATTCCAAGCGACTACAGCATTTAGAGAGAAAAGATGAAGACTCGGACTTCATTTCTGGTAGATTATATGGTAGGCAGACATCTGACGGAGCAAACAGCACAGCTGAGTTAATTCAAGAGCCAGTAGTTCTATTCCATAGCAGATTTATGGAACTCACACGAAtgcaacagaaagaaaaggaaaaggaccAAAAACCCAAAGAGGTTGAGAAACAGGAAGATATAGAGAATCATCCTAAGACCCCGGAATCTGCTTCTGAGAATAAAGAGTCAGAACTGAAAACGCCACCTTCAGTTGGGCCTCCTAGTGTCACAGCTGTAACTCCAGACTCAGCGTCATCCGCACTGGAGAAGACAACTAGTGACAAAACAGCAGAGGTGCCTCCAGTAACAGAAGAGAGGACCGTGGAGCTGGCTGCCGTCTCGGAAGAAGCAAAGCCGGCAACTGAACTGGCTGCTGCCCCCGCGGAACAGCCCGAGCAAGTAGACCTGCCCCCAGGAGTGGACACCAGTAAAGATGCTGCCACGGCCCCTTCAGCTGTTGAAGAAGGTTCATCAGGTAACCAGCTGCCTTATCTAGATGCcaagcctccaactcctggggccTCGTTTTCCCAGGCAGAGAGCAGTGTAGACCCAGAACCTGACAGCACCCAACCACCTTCTAAACCAACTCAAAAGCCTGAGGAAGCCAATGAGCCACAAGCTGAAAAGCTGGACCCAGCTGCTGACGCAGAGCCTACTGCACATCAGAAAGCTGACATTGCCCCTGAGGTTCAGCCTCAAGCTTCTGAACAGCTAGAAGTCGATCCTCCAGTtactacaaaagataaaaagcccaACAAAAGTAAGCGTTCCAAGACCCCAGTTCAAGCAGCTGCAGCAAGTGTCGTGGAGAAGCCCGTCACAAGGAAGAGTGAGAGGATAGACCGGGAGAAGCTAAAGAGGTCCAATTCTCCTCGGGGAGAAGCACAGAAGCTTTTAGAgttgaagatggaggcagagaagaTTACGAGGACTGCTTCTAAAAACTCAGCCGTGGACCCTGAACACCCCGAACCGAGTTTGCCTCTCAGCCGAACCAGGCGCCGGAACGTAAGGAGTGTTTATGCGACCATGGCCGACCACGAGAGACGCTCTCCAGTCAAAGAGCCTGTGGAGCAACTGAGAGTGACCCGAAAGAGGTTGGAGCGAGAGCTTCAGGAGGCTGCGGCAGCTCCCACCACCCCTCGGAGGGGAAGGCCTCCGAAAACACGGCGTCGCGCTGATGAAGAGGATGAGAACGAGGGCAAAGAGGCCACAGAAACAGTCAAGCCAGCCGAGGGGTGGCGATCCCCCCGATCTCAAAAGAACACAGCCACTGGTGGTCCCCaggggaaaaaggggaaaaatgaacCAAAGGTTGATGCTGCACGTCCTGAGGCCACCACTGAGACGGGCCCCCAAGTTGGTGGGAGAGAGAGTCACACGGCAGCTaaggctggggaggaggcggcAGGGAGCCAGCAGAAACGAGACAGCAAAGAAGCTGGCACAGACAAGCATCCCCCTGTGACCGCCCCTGCTGCAGTAGTGGAGAAAAAGCCAGCCCCCGAGAAACCCTCCAAGTCAAAGAGAGGAAGATCTCGAAACTCGAGATCAGCAGTGGACAAATCTGCAAGTCTGGAGAATGTGGGTACTGCTGTCAGCCTCAGGGAGGCTGCCGGGGCAGCGGGACAGGCAGGGGAGAAGGAAGCCGTGGTTGTGGCAGTCTCCCCCGAGAAAAGCGAGTGTCCCCAAAAGGAAGGTGGCTCATCATCCCAGTTGAAAAGTGATCCAGTTGATCCAGACAAGGAAGCACAGAAGGAAGATGCGCCTGCCTCTCAGCTGTCCCCAGAAGCCACCCGGTTATCCAAGCAGATGGAGCTGGAGCAGGCTGTGGAGAACATCGAGAAGCTCACGGAAACCTCCGCCAATGCAGCCTACAAGGCGGCCGCTGCAGATGGAGCAGAGGGCCTTGCCACCGAGGACAGGGACAAGCCTGCACACCAAGCAAGTGAAACAGAGCTGGCTGCAGCCATTGGCTCCATCATCAATGACATTTCTGGAGGGGAGCCAGAAAACTTCCCAGCCCCTGCACCTTTTCCGGCAGAGTCTCAGACAGACACGCAGCCCCACGCACGAGTGCTGCGGCCTCCCGAGGGAGGAATGGAACCCGAGACCGGCAAGGCCGTGTCTGGCCTCTTGGAAACGGAGGCTGCTACAGAATCTTCTGGGCCACCAGTCAGTGCCCCTGTTCCCTCATCAGGCCCAGCAGATGCCAAGGAAGCCAGAGGGAATAGCAGTGAAACCCCTCAGTCAGTGCAGGAAGCCAAAGGGTCCAAAGAAGCAGACGTTGCTCTTGTTCGGAAAGACAAAGGGCGCCAGAAGACAACGCGGTCACGCCGCAAACGCAACACGAACAAGAAAGCGGCGCCCCCTGTGGAGACCCATGTCTCAGAATCTGACCAGGCTCAAAGCAAGAGTCCTGCTGCAAGTGAGGGGACCATGGTGCAACCCCCAGAACCTCCACAGGAAGAAAAGCAGAGTGAAAAACCGCGTTCCCCTTCGCCGCCGTCTTGTGCTCCTGATCCAGGCAAGGCTCTATGTACAGACGATGTGTCCCAGGAAAGCAGTGTTGAAGAAAAGACTCCAACCAAAGTGTGTGTGCTCCCGGACCTGCCCCCTCCCTCGCAGCCAGCTCCGGTAGATGGTGACTCTCAAGCCAGGTTCAAGGTGCACTCAGTCATCGAGAGTGATCCAGTGACCCCGCCCAGCGACCCCAGCTTGCCCACACCCATGCTTCCTTCTGTAACTGCAGCAAAGCTCCCGCCCCCTGTCACCTCTGGTGGCATCCCACACCAGACCCCCCCTACTAAGGTGACAGAGTGGATCACAAGGCAGGAGGAGCCCCGGGCTCGGTCTACCCCTTCTCCAGCTCTTCCCCCAGACACAAAGGCCTCTGACGTAGACACCAGCTCTAGCACACTCAGGAAGATTCTCATGGATCCCAAGTATGTGTCTGCACCAGGTGTCACTTCCACCAGTGTCACCACGGCCATTGCAGAGCCTGTCAGTGCTGCCCCTTGCCTGCATGAGGCACCCCCCCCTCCAGTTGAATCTAAAAAGCCTCTTTTAGAGGAAAAAACAGCTCCAGTTACAAATGCCTCTGACATACAAGCCCCAGAGGTTCCAGCAGCTACTGACAAAGAAAAGGTGGCTCCAGTCATTGCTCCCAAAATTACTTCTGTGATTAGTCGAATGCCTGTCAGCATTGATTTGGAGAACTCGCAGAAGATAACCCTGGCAAAACCAGCTCCTCAGACCCTGACCGGCCTGGTGAGCGCCCTGACTGGCCTGGTGAACGTCTCCCTGGTCCCAGTCAATGCCCTGAAGGGCCCCGTGAAGGGCTCAGTGGCCACGCTGAAAGGCTTGGTGAGCACCCCTGCTGGGCCCGTGAACGTCCTGAAGGGGCCCGTGAATGTGCTCACGGGGCCGGTGAACGTTCTCACTACCCCAGTGAATGCCACGGTGGGCACGGTGAACGCAGCCACAGGGGTGGTGAATGCTGCCACTGGCACAGTCAATGCTGCAGCAGGCACAGTGAATGCCACTGCAAGTGCAGTGACAGTCACAGCAGGTGCAGTTGCCACATCTGGTGGTGTGACTGCCACAACAGGTGCAGTGACTATGGGAGGCCCAGTGATCGCGCCATCGGCAAAGTGCAAACAGAGATCGAGCACCAACGAGAACAGCCGGTTCCATCCAGGCTCTATGTCTGTGATTGACGATCGGCCGGCAGATGCCGGCTCTGGCACGGGGCTGCGCGTGAACACTTCAGAGGGCGTTGTGCTCCTGAGCTACTCTGGGCAGAAGACCGAAGGCCCACAGAGGATCAGCGCGAAGATCAGCCAGATCCCCCCAGCCAGCGCGATGGACATTGAATTTCAGCAGTCAGTGTCCAAGTCCCAGGTCAAACCCGATTCTGTCACGCCATCACAGCCTCCACCCAAAggcccccaggcccctgcaggcTATGCAAACGTGGCCACCCATTCCACACTGGTACTGACTGCCCAGACGTATAACGCGTCCCCCGTGATTTCTTCTGTGAAGGCCGACCGCCCGTCCTTGGAGAAGCCTGAGCCCATTCACCTCTCGGTGTCCACACCTGTCACTCAGGGTGGCACCGTGAAGGTTCTCACCCAGGGCATCAACACACCCCCAGTGTTGGTTCACAACCAGCTGGTCCTCACCCCAAGCATAGTGACCACGAATAAAAAGCTCGCTGACCCTGTCACCCTCAAAATTGAGACCAAGGTCCTCCAGCCGGCTAACCTGGGGTCCACTCTCACACCCCACCACCCTCCTGCTCTGCCCAGCAAACTGCCTGCAGACGTGAACCATGTCGCCTCCGGGCCCAGCACCCCGACAGAGCGAACCGTCTCCCACTTGGCAGCCACAAAGCCAGACGCACATGCTCCTCGGCCCAGCGGCCCCGCACCGGCCCCATTCCCGAGGGCGAGCCACCCCAGCAGCACCACGTCGACGGCATTGTCAACCAACGCCACAGTCATGCTGGCTGCAGGCATCCCAGTGCCTCAGTTCATTTCCAGCATACACCCAGAGCAGTCTGTCATCATGCCACCACATAGTATCACCCAGACTGTGTCTCTGAGCCACTTGTCCCAGGGCGAAGTGAGAATGAACACACCCACGCTGCCCAGCATCACCTACAGCATCCGGCCAGAGACGCTTCACTCTCCTCGGGCCCCCTTGCAGCCCCAGCAGATAGAGGTCAGGGCGCCGCAGCGGGCTGGCACCCCCCAGCCAGCCACAGCGGGGGTGCCTGCGCTGGCCTCCCAGCACCCTCCTGAGGAGGAAGTGCATTACCACCTCCCTGTTGCCCGAGCCGCAGCCCCTGTGCAGTCGGAGGTGCTGGTCATGCAGTCTGAGTACCGGCTGCACCCGTACACCGTGCCCCGGGACGTGCGGATCATGGTGCATCCGCATGTGACGGCTGTCAGCGAGCAGCCCCGGACAGCAGATGGGGTGGTGAAGGTGCCGCCGGCCAGCAAGGCCCCTCCGCAGCCAGGGAAAGAAGCCACGAAGACATCAGATGCCAaagctgcccctgcccctcacAGTGAGGCCCGTATCCTCACAGTTACCCCCAGCAACCAGCTCCAGGGGCTGCCTCTGACCCCCCCTGTGGTGGTGACCCATGGGGTGCAGATCGTGCACTCCAGTGGGGAGCTGTTCCAAGAGTACAGGTACGGCGACATCCGCACCTACCATGCCCCGGCTCAGCTGACGCACACTCAGTTTCCGGCCGCTTCCTCCATCGGCCTGCCCGCCCGGACCAAGACTCCTGCGCAG GGACCTCCTCCTGAAGGTGAGCCCTTGCAGCCTGCTCAGCCCTCGCAGTCCATACAGCCTGCCCCGCCCGTGCAGTCTACACAGCCTGCCCCATCTGCGCCatcctgcccaccctcccagctCAGCCAGCCTGGCCAGCCACCGAGCAGCAAGATGCCTCAAGTCTCACAGGAGGCAAAGGGGACCCAGACAGGAGGCACAGAGCAGCCTCGCCTCCCAGCTGGCCCTGCAAACAGGCCCCCTGAGCCTCTCACACAGGTTCAGAGGGCGCAGGTGGAAACAGGCCAGACTTCCTACCCCTCCCCTGTGTCTGTGTCCATGAAGCCTGAcctcccagcccctcttcctgctCAGGCTGCTCCAAAGCAGCCGTTGTTTGTCCCCACAACCTCGGGCCCCAGCACCCCACCAGGACTGGCTCTGCCGCACACGGAAGCCCAGCCAACCCCCAAACAAGATGTATCTCCACACTTGACTTCTCAGAGACCTGTGGATATGGTTCAGCTTCTGAAG AAGTACCCCATCGTGTGGCAGGGCCTCCTGGCCCTCAAGAATGACACAGCTGCTGTGCAGCTCCACTTCGTCTCCGGCAACAATGTTCTGGCCCATCGGTCCCTACCACTTTCTGAAGGAGGACCCCCGCTGAGGATCGCCCAGAGGATGCGGCTGGAGGCCTCACAGCTGGAAGGGGTTGCCCGAAGGATGACG GTGGAGACAGATTACTGTCTGCTGCTGGCTCTGCCATGTGGCCGTGACCAAGAGGACGTTGTGAGCCAGACTGAGTCCCTCAAGGCCGCCTTCATCACCTACCTGCAGGCCAAGCAGGCAGCAGGGATCATCAATGTCCCCAACCCTGGCTCCAATCAG CCCGCCTATGTGCTGCAGATCTTCCCGCCCTGCGAGTTTTCTGAGAGTCACCTGTCCCGTCTGGCCCCAGATCTCCTTGCCAGCATCTCCAACATTTCTCCCCACCTCATGATTGTCATTGCCTCTGTGTGA